The Mytilus galloprovincialis chromosome 2, xbMytGall1.hap1.1, whole genome shotgun sequence genome has a window encoding:
- the LOC143064536 gene encoding large ribosomal subunit protein uL18-like, with product MGFVKVVKNKAYFKRFQVKYRRRQEGRTDYYARKRLIIQEKNKYNTPKYRMIVRFTNKDIICQIAYARIEGDYIICAAYAHELPRYGVKVGLTNYAAAYCTGLLLARRLLKQLKLDEIYQGQTKIDGDEFSNEDVDGQPGAFRCYLDVGLFRTTTGARVFGAMKGAVDGGLDIPHSNKRFPGYDGSEFKADVHKDHIFGKHVSDYMKQLEEEDDDAYKRQFSQFIKNGIKPDTVETMYKKGHAAIRSNPEAKAKVSKEVPKKRWNRSKMASLQRKDRVKQKKAAFLKKIQEDE from the exons GGGTTTGTGAAAGTAGTGAAGAATAAGGCATACTTTAAAAGGTTTCAAGTAAAGTATAGGAGGAGGCAAG agGGTAGGACAGATTACTATGCCAGGAAACGCCttattattcaagaaaaaaacaaatacaacactCCAAAGTACAGAATGATTGTTCGATTTACCAACAAGGATATCATCTGTCAG ATAGCGTACGCAAGAATTGAGGGAGATTACATTATATGTGCAGCATATGCTCATGAGCTCCCCCGATATGGCGTCAAGGTTGGGTTGACTAACTATGCAGCAGCATATTGTACAGGACTCTTGCTGGCCAGAAGA cTTTTGAAACAACTGAAGCTTGATGAAATCTATCAAGGTCAAACAAAAATCGATGGTGACGAGTTCAGCAATGAAGATGTTGATGGCCAGCCAGGTGCATTTAGGTGTTACTTAGATGTTGGTCTCTTCAGAACCACAACTGGAGCCCGAGTGTTTGGAGCCATGAAGGGAGCTGTTGATGGTGGTCTTGACATACCTCACAG CAACAAGAGATTCCCTGGATATGATGGAAGTGAATTCAAGGCTGATGTCCATAAAGACCATATCTTTGGAAAGCATGTTTCAGACTACATGAAACAATTAGAGGAAGAAGATGATGATGCTTACAAGAGGCAGTTCTCTCAATTCATCAAGAATGGCATCAAACCAGATACA GTAGAGACTATGTACAAGAAAGGTCATGCTGCAATAAGATCCAATCCTGAGGCTAAAGCTAAAGTATCTAAAGAGGTTCCAAAGAAGAG aTGGAATCGATCAAAGATGGCAAGCCTACAGAGGAAAGACAGAGTTAAGCAGAAAAAGGCGGCATTCTTAAAGAAAATACAAGAGGATGAATAA